One part of the Phragmites australis chromosome 3, lpPhrAust1.1, whole genome shotgun sequence genome encodes these proteins:
- the LOC133913144 gene encoding protein CASP-like — MEPSPAQAGASDRDRSPPAPPPPPTPSSAAAAISSPLAVVCSFWKDFDLEKERSGLDEQGLKIAENQETSQKNRRKLAENTRDFKKASSNEKLSLFNSLLKSYQEEVDNLTKRAKFGENAFLNIYQKLYEAPDPYPVLASMADQDQKLSELETENRKMKLELEEYRAEAAHLKNQQATIRRLEERNRQLEQQMEEKVREMVEMKQRSMAEDSQKTLDALKDRERALQDQLRQATESVKNMQKLHESAQSQLFELRTQSEEDRAAKETEVNLLMDEVERAQARLVSLEREKGDLRSQLQTTNEDASKSGDYLESSDILESSLNAKEKIITELNAELRNIESTLSSERELHVNELKKLTALLTEKESALMELKKELQERPTTKLVDDLKKKVQILQAVGYNSIEAEDWELATNGEEMSKLEALLLDKNRKMEHELTQLKVKISEKSTLLEEAEKRIAELTLKVEEQQKLILKLEDDILKGYSSTDRKGSLLNDWDLQEIGSSEASEGTDPRHASPDQDQSSMLKVICNQRDRFRARLHETEEELRRLKEKYEILTVELEKTKADNVQLYGKIRYVQDYSHDKIVSRGPKKYAEDIESGSSDVEAKYKKMYEDDINPFAAFSKKEKDQRYKELGLRDKITLSSGRFLLGNKYARTFIFFYSIGLHLLVFTLLYRMSALSYLSTTPGHDEIIVDAGNQTLSHML; from the exons ACTTCGATTTGGAGAAGGAAAGAAGTGGTTTGGATGAGCAGGGTTTAAAGATTGCGGAGAATCAAGAGACTAGCCAGAAGAATAGACGTAAGCTTGCTGAGAACACCCGGGATTTCAAAAAGGCATCTTCAAACGAGAAGCTGAGTTTATTCAACTCTTTGCTGAAGAGTTATCAAGAGGAGGTTGATAACCTCACAAAGAGAGCAAAATTTGGAGAAAATGCATTTCTCAACATCTATCAGAAGCTATATGAAGCCCCTGATCCATATCCAGTTCTTGCTTCTATGGCT GATCAAGACCAGAAACTATCGGAACTGGAGACTGAAAATCGTAAGATGAAATTAGAGCTTGAAGAATACCGGGCTGAAGCTGCGCACTTGAAGAACCAGCAGGCAACAATTAGGCGACTTGAGGAGCGAAACCGCCAACTAGAACAGCAG ATGGAGGAAAAAGTGAGGGAGATGGTTGAAATGAAGCAACGAAGCATGGCAGAAGATAGTCAGAAAACTCTTGATGCCCTTAAAGATAG GGAACGGGCATTGCAGGACCAACTAAGGCAAGCTACAGAAAGTGTAAAGAATATGCAGAAGCTACATGAATCGGCGCAAAGCCAATTGTTTGAGCTTCGCACTCAATCAG AGGAGGATCGAGCTGCAAAGGAGACTGAAGTCAACCTTCTGATGGATGAAGTTGAACGGGCTCAAGCAAGATTAGTTAGTCTTGAGAGGGAAAAG GGGGATCTACGTTCTCAGTTGCAGACAACAAATGAAGATGCAAGCAAGAGTGG TGATTATTTGGAATCAAGTGATATCCTTGAGAGTTCCTTGAATGCCAAGGAGAAGATTATCACAGAGTTGAACGCAGAACTTCGGAATATTGAAAGTACTTTATCCAGTGAGAGAGAGTTGCATGTGAATGAGCTGAAGAAGTTGACCGCTTTACTCACTGAAAAG GAAAGTGCTCTTATGGAGTTGAAGAAAGAACTCCAAGAAAGACCTACAACAAAACTAGTAGATGATCTCAAGAAAAAGGTTCAGATTTTGCAG GCTGTTGGTTACAACTCCATTGAAGCTGAAGACTGGGAGCTAGCTACCAATGGTGAAGAAATGAGCAAGTTGGAAGCATTGCTTCTCGACAAGAACCGTAAAATGGAGCATGAACTAACACAACTGAAG GTTAAAATATCAGAGAAGTCAACACTTCTTGAGGAAGCTGAAAAAAGGATCGCTGAACTAACTTTGAAGGTTGAAGAGCAGCAAAAGTTGATTTTGAAACTTGAAGATGACATACTAAAG GGATACAGTTCAACTGATAGGAAGGGTTCACTTTTGAATgattgggatcttcaagaaatCGGCTCAAGTGAAGCATCAGAG ggTACGGATCCAAGGCATGCATCACCAGACCAGGATCAAAGTTCTATGCTCAAGgtcatttgcaatcagagggatCGTTTCCGTGCACGACTACATGAAACTGAGGAG GAGCTGAGGAGATTAAAAGAGAAGTATGAGATACTAACGGTAGAACTGGAAAAAACTAAAGCCGATAATGTTCAACTGTATGGAAAGATTCGATACGTCCAGGACTACAGCCACGACAAGATTGTTTCCAGAGGACCAAAGAAG TATGCAGAAGATATTGAAAGTGGCTCCTCAGATGTTGAAGCGAAGTACAAGAAAATGTATGAGGATGACATAAATCCTTTTGCTGCTTTTTCAAAGAAG GAAAAGGATCAACGATACAAAGAACTTGGTTTAAGAGATAAAATCACTCTTAGTAGCGGTCGTTTTCTCCTTGGTAACAA ATACGCCCGGacatttatattcttctacAGTATTGGATTGCATCTCCTTGTATTTACATTGCTGTACAGAATGTCAGCTTTGAGCTATCTCAG CACAACACCGGGACATGATGAAATCATTGTGGACGCTGGCAATCAGACACTATCGCACATGCTCTAA
- the LOC133913145 gene encoding zinc finger protein CONSTANS-LIKE 16-like has translation MTSAGTAAAAATGAALGARTARSCDGCMRRRARWHCPADDAFLCQACDTAVHSANPLARRHHRVRLTSASSSSAPRDPDAPAWLHGLKRRPRTPRSKPTSKHEAASAAIASAASVAVPDFEAEESGSGILGDNGHGVEDDDEDLLYRVPVFDPMLAELYNPVADEGEKKPAFLSSSLAETSPEFASVSVQADVLSGFDVPDMELDSFAADMESLLMGVDDGFEDLGFLDDEKPQVNVGMHMDFEAKAAPAPEQEDKNMERPVMILKLDYEGVITSWARDGGSPWFHGERPHLDLGESWSDFLTGRVLGGVVTAVTGGEREARVSRYREKRRTRLFAKKIRYEVRKHNAEKRPRMKGRFVKRAALPPLPRPPPPRQQKQPERALPQVGMVAAAPQLGAHGRFRF, from the exons ATGACCAGCGCAGggacggccgcggcggcggcgacgggagCGGCGCTCGGGGCGCGCACGGCGCGCTCATGCGACGGCTGCATGCGGCGGCGTGCGCGGTGGCACTGCCCCGCGGACGACGCCTTCCTGTGCCAGGCCTGTGACACCGCCGTCCACTCGGCCAACCCGCTCgcgcgccgccaccaccgcgtcCGCCTCACCTCggcgtcgtcctcctccgcTCCGCGCGACCCCGACGCGCCCGCGTGGCTGCACGGCCTCAAGCGCCGGCCTCGCACGCCCCGGTCCAAGCCCACGAGCAAGCACGAGGCGGCATCCGCCGCGATTGCCTCGGCTGCGTCGGTGGCGGTCCCCGACTTCGAGGCGGAGGAGTCTGGCTCCGGCATCTTGGGAGACAACGGCCATGGggtggaggacgacgacgaggaccTGCTGTACCGCGTCCCAGTGTTCGACCCCATGCTCGCCGAGCTCTACAACCCCGTGGCCGACGAGGGGGAGAAGAAGCCGGCCTTCCTGAGCTCGTCCCTCGCGGAGACGTCGCCGGAGTTCGCCTCCGTCTCGGTGCAGGCGGACGTTCTCTCCGGGTTTGATGTCCCGGATATGGAGCTTGACAGCTTCGCCGCGGACATGGAGAGCCTCCTCATGGGAGTCGACGACGGGTTCGAAGATCTGGGGTTCTTAGACGACGAGAAGCCTCAGGTGAACGTGGGCATGCACATGGACTTCGAGGCCAAGGCTGCGCCGGCGCCGGAACAAGAGGACAAGAACATGGAGCGGCCGGTGATGATACTCAAACTCGACTACGAGGGCGTCATCACCTCGTGGGCCCGTGACGGAGGCTCACCGTGGTTCCACGGCGAGCGCCCTCACCTCGATCTTGGCGAGTCATGGTCGGACTTCCTG ACGGGGAGAGTCCTCGGCGGTGTCGTGACGGCCGTGACGGGCGGAGAGCGGGAGGCGCGTGTGTCTCGGTACAGGGAGAAGCGGCGGACGCGGCTGTTCGCCAAGAAGATCCGGTACGAGGTCCGCAAGCACAACGCCGAGAAGCGGCCGCGGATGAAGGGCCGGTTCGTGAAGCGCGCcgcgctgccgccgctgccgaggccgccgccgccacggcaGCAGAAGCAGCCGGAGCGGGCGCTGCCGCAGGTGGGCATGGTGGCCGCGGCGCCCCAGCTGGGAGCGCACGGGCGCTTCCGGTTTTGA